The DNA region TTTCCACTTTCATTGGCACAAAGAGTCACTGAAGACACAGGTGCTGCATGAGCAAatcaaatattgttttattgagattttttttcatccATACAGCAAGAGTCAATTATGGCAACAATAAAATGTGCATAAACAAATCTGAAGACAGAATACTACATTATAATGTGGCCACTGTTAGCAGATATGTCATCGGTGGTTGCActtacaaataaaaataaaagcaaaaaagtcAAAGCACACATGTGCACTCAGCAGGGAAAAAGAGACCTTGGTTTGAGCCAGGAACATCTGGATTTGGAGAAAGCGGTGCTTTGGTTCTGTAGCTACTGTGCAGCAGCTTGGAGTCAGGAAAAGCAAACAGCTCTGACCTGTTACATTCATTTTGTGGACTAATTGGTTTAAGTGTGTATTTGGTGTTGTTCGCCTGCTGAGCGCACAGATATGAGAGCAGGAACAGCTGCGGGTGAGCCGGTGGAACCTGTGTATGGCTGAGAGCATCTGGGGTGCTGTTTCAATGCAAATAACAAGTTTCTCTCTTAAATTATTCTATCACACGAGAGTAAGATGATGTTTTCCTCCCCACCGTGGACTCGGAAAAAGAAGAATGCGATACTGTGTAATCTGTAACCTTTCTTTACATAACCTATGTGGATTATTTTGTCTATAATATGTACTTTTACATGCAGTCAAATCAAAGAAGTTCTGATGTGTCAACTGTACCGTGGTGTCAGAGATACCATGTGACCAAGTCCAATAAATGATATATGGATATTACTGGATATGTCATCCTATAGGCGGCATTAGCACGACACGGGGGCTGTTATCCCCCCCACGACATTCCCTGGAAGTACAAGCCACtgataaaataagacaaaaagcGCATAGCTTTCTCCGAATGCATTGGCCAAGAAACTAGTGCCCTTCTTTTGCAAGCAAATTGTTTAGCTGGTCTAATTTTAAGAATTTAAATTAATCTAGCAAAATTCCTTATAATTATAGAtcttttttattcaaaataataTCTCAATATgttacacttttttttctctgttcatTTGACTATATACAGAAGTGCAAAAAGTCAACCTTCGTCCCTTAGGTTAGAACTCATCACCTGCAGCAGTTCGGACCTCTCCTGTTCCGGAGAAGTCTTGGATTTGCTAATCTCACTGTCCACCAAACATCCAAACACCCGTCAATCTCACCGTTTTGGCCTGACATTCAGGGCAAACTTAAgtcatattgttttttttttctttaaaaaagtacatttttcttctttgaaatggatacagtagaaaataaaaatttaacTCTAAAACATGGATCTAGAACTTCAACACGATATATTTTCACACGCAATCCTGACAGGTTACTAGGAAAATTTAGGTTGGTTAAAACGTCAATATTAtcattaaaattattattattatcccgTCTACTGCGGTGGCAGCAAATCAATCCATCTCATTCCTCGTATCAAAAACAATAAATCCATCAGCAAAATCATCTGAAAATGTAACATCGACTGAAAAATGACATCCAGCTATATGAATAAAGTGAATAAACTGACTCATTATGGTTTGAAAATGTTATGAATGTCATTCTACCTTAAAATCTACAACGGCTATATCATTGTTGTCAAGTAATATAGTAaggcaacaaaaaaagaagaaaaatctaCAACTACATACCTCAAATAGATTTAAATCCTTAAGTAGTACATACGTTTGATGAAATTTAAGAGTAATTGTTACTTTTACATAGAGAGAAGGAACAGAAAGACCGTAAGCGGTGTGAAAGTACATTTGATTGGGCCGACGCCCGTTACATGTGATCTAAGGCTTTGTTAGGTGGGATACAATCGCTAAAGACCCACTACGCACCCCCCAGCaaggacagaagagagatgTTAGAACCTATGGGTGAGTGAGCTTCCGAGCCTCTTTGGAGGTGCTTCCGTGACCCTTTCTGAATGTGATTAAGAGGAAAAGACTGTGCTTTGGCTTCTGAAGGACTTAAACACGCTGTATTTACTGGAAAGGTGACACTGACACAGGGTGACGAGACAAGTGCACGTGTGGTGTAAATGACCTACTGGACCTCCCAAAGGTCCGTTGGTTGAACTTCCCGTCACCAGGGATGCTTCTCCTTTTAAGCTGCGCCTCTTTTTTGGGTGGGGGACAAAGCAACACCGCGCCAATCAAAGGTCTACGTCACAAGGCTTTAGAGTCAAGGGACTTTAACAATCCTTACAAAAACACTAAAAGAGCTTCAAAAAAACACTCAATTTTATGattccaaaaggaaaaaaaaaaaacaccaaaaaaatgaacaaaacaatgGCAACAACCCAAATTTCAAAACGGATAATTAGGGAAaaccagggaaaaaaaacaaacacaatggagaacagaaataatacaaaaaaaaagagccataCACGTCTTTTACCTTCGGTAAACAAATAACACTGCTGAAATAACACTCTGGTTTCAGTATGGACTTGATGGCACACGACAAGGTGAGAAAAGCTAGCCTGGCTGTGCTTTCAAGGTACACAGGTATGTTGTTTTACCCAGAACATTCATGCGTCCAAGACCCTCATAACAACACCTAGTTTGACTAgaagccattaaaaaaaaacaacgcaATACTATACATGCCTAATTGTTTTGGCGAGGACATTTCCTGTGAAAATCGTTGTGCCTTTTAGATTTCAATTCAAATTCAAGGTGcgtgtttgcatttcatttgtaAACTATGAAATATGGCTATCGATTTAAagcataaaaataacaacagagagcaatttctttaaaaaaaaaaaaaaggaaaggaagatgTTGGTCTACCAGCGTACCAGCAGTGGATGTTTACGCAGCCACGCCCCTGACCTTCTGTACGTGCCGTAAAGAGAAACAAGTCGATTGATGGTTTAGTTGCGAGCAGAGGCGTGAATGTGTCTTTGTCTCTCGGAGTCTTCTTGATATGTGGGAAGATGGCACGGATCATGTGTTGCGCTCTTGATGTTTACAGCAACGACGAGGCCGTCGCCGTGGACGGCGGAACCCCCCCCGCTCGACATTCTGAAGGTTATGTACATAAAGGCTGAACTCTTTTGGTTTGGACGGTGCCAGAACACATTCATTTGatctggaaaacagcagattatacaaaaaaaaccctcaataTTCAGCCTCATATTATAAAGATCAGCCATTTTTGGGTGAAAAAGTGAAGCGATCCAACAGAAAATGATGTGTAATGGATGCGAGTGTTGAGTGGGACTCACTGTTCTCGAGGGAACTACATTTGAGTCAAGTACTTGTGACTACTCAGATGATCTGCAGATATTATTGGAatctgagggggggaaaaacgACAAGAGAAGAACAAATGAAGCTCAAACACAACCGCGACCCGGGGAGAATGTTGGCCGACAACACAGACAACACAATCGCTTCTTTCACATTAGAATGACTTCATTatgagagagaagggggggggggataaacggagagagaggcagagagaaagagggagagaaagcagcaATTTAGCGACAGTTGTGGCAAAGTTCCTGCAGATGTGAAGCCGGTGACGGCCAACGGGCAACCTCTGGGAagcgggggggagggagagatgagggggctgcagagggaaaccgtgaatgagtgagtgaggacccccacccacccacagccCCATGCAATACTCCTGTCAGTCCTCCATGTTGTTGACCTGCACATGTGGATCAAACACAGAACACCTGGCGAGTCTTTTCCCCGCAGATGTGAAGATGCAGAGCCGCggaataaaatcaaaataaataaaaaaggaatgcCTGCAGCAGAACTGAAATGTCCCCCCAATGCTTTCAGGGCCTTCTGCCAACAACAGAAATGTAGTTTAAACTCTGGGACCACGAGAGAGACTTTGCTTTATGCGCTGAAGCAGCAgcgaattaaaaaaaaggaggggggagagacgaAAAACAAGCAAAGGGTAAAGGGGAGGGGGCAGATAACTGTTGCACAAGCTGTGCGGATTCTTCTAAAAACGgcgacaaaaacaaaactaccTCATACATACCAATTGCATGTATTCGTTGGTAGTCAACTTTGATAAAGAAGAGTCCTCAAAATGGGAAAGGACAAAAATCGAGGTTacaaagaagacaaacattATAATGCAGCACAGTATGAGTGGGAGAGACAGGTCATCTTGGTAGTTTTAACGGAGAAATTTGTCTTAAAGTGGTCACAGTGTGATGTGAGTACACATGTTGGCCAACAAGAGGGAGTACCATCCTTgacccagccccccccactACAACACAGGCCCCCAGATCATTTAGAAGCAAAGAAATGGGATCGtatgatagatagatatataatagatagataaatatagagagagagagaaagagcgagtTGGTGGAGGTGCAAACCTGATTGGTGGAGGCGGTTGCGAAGGGAACGCTTGTGGATGTGGTGGCTGCAGAAACAGTGGCCGGAGTACCACCGTGCATCATGGGAACTTTTTTGGAGGGAAAATCGTGTAAGCAAAACATTACAAAGGAGGAGCAGtgtagccacacacacacacacacacacgcacacgcacacacacacacaccaggcaaATGAGCAGTAGGGGGAAAGAGGGAGGTGGgatggcgggggggtgggggtgggggctcaGAGAGGGATTCCGGTTAAccgtttccttttcttccttctgcCCACGCGCACGGCCTTTGGGCCTAGCATTGCTGGACCAGATAGATGGAGCAGAGGTTAGGCTTCTTATCCTCCGCCATTTTGATTTTTGGGAGTGTTGAAGTTTGTTTTACAGATTGGAATATCAGGGAGAAATCTAGGTGGATTAATCTGCTTTCTCATAGTCTGACAACTAGCATTAGCATATCACATTGTGATGTTTACAGGGATAATGGGATAATGGTCCGATTTTTGTGGTCACATAAACAGGGCTACTGACTGCTAACCTCCTCTGGAAACCGACcacataataataatgctaAATAATTTAAGCtaacattttaaacattctCTCATTAAAGTGTGCGAGTCTTCACAAAGGCAGAGGACACAAAGGGAAAGATTATAAGGTTACAGTCGAAACCTCTCAGGTTCTGAACGTTTTAACGGATTTTCTGTTGGTTTTAGCTCAGATCAGCCAAAAGCCAAGTTTAGAATGAAAATGAGAGCCATTGAGCAAAAATACAGTAGAAATAAACAGTAATTAACAAAACAAAGTCAGTTTGTCAAACTGATCAATATTAGTCAGCAATCAGCTCTGAGAATCAGTAAGAGTAACAACTGTCATACTAAACATTGGAAAACtaatattttaaaattcctGGTGTAGATTCTCgcttaaatttaaaataacccAAAAGTATTAACCATAACAGTGACTCCCATGTTATCAAAATATCATTTACAATAAAACTATGACAGGTTTATATGGACATAATGCATTTTGGTGACATGAGAGTCACGTGTGTGATAACTAGAGAAGGAAAGCTGGAACCTACCAACACTGGCTGCAGGTGTCATGCACAATATTGAGCCTGCCCATCatgcagtgcaacaggaagtggattggATAGGGAGGAGAAAATCAAAACAGCCCATCACAAGGTTCGTTAGAGTGAGGGGGAGAGATAAGGTGGGGGGAAAACATGGTTAATATCTCTTGGACACATTCTACAGAGATTGGAAAAGTCGAAGTGGTGACCTCATCGCGCGCGGAAATATGTTAATCATACAAAACTATATACGTTACAACGTAAACAATAGAGCTACGGTTCATATCGTTATTGCCATTTTGCTTAGCCAGAAGTGATGAAGACAGCTGAGAGATGGACAGAAGCCAGCCTATCGCGATACATGGATCCAACCCTGTTAATGCCAGCCCGAGTCAGAGCCCCAGAAATGCTGCCAGAGTGAGAGCTCACACTCATcgaaaagcaagaaaacagcCTGTCGGATCATTCACGAATGCCCCAATTTGGAGTAGTTTAAGGCAATAAATAGGCAGAATTTCCTTCCAAAACATCTACAGGCCATGCAATGCCAAACAGAGCAGCTATTAATTGCACTTTTGACACTCTGTGTCACTTTGTCATTTTTcctttcccccccacccccaaccagGCTATTCCACGCATCCTCGGGGTGGTCGCATTGTCAGCCATACCTGATGGGAGGAACGCAGCCTGCTGTTGAAACTGCATGTTGGCCAGGGCCTGTTGGTACTGAAGCATGCCGGTGTTAAACACGGCAGCGGCCCCGTTAGCTTTCTCCAAGGCTGCCCGCTTGGGCAGGGGAGCCATGACGCTGGGGGCGAGGCCCTGCCCAGCCagaagaagggggaggggggcatcagtgccagggaaaaaaagcacaaaagtgGGCAGAAAAAGAGGTGtgtggaggaaagagagaggatgTGTTGGAcagaagcaaaaagaaaacaaaaaagggtAAATTCGTTAGAGAACATCGTATGAACAGCAAGACAACATCCTTGTGTGtacaaaaataacaacaacaacaacaacaacagtctcATCATATCATCATTAGCAAGCAAGCAGCAGTCTGACACAAGTACTACACAAGCAGAGCATGGTGCTTTACTGGAGCTACTGGCTAACAAGCATTCATGTATTGACTTCTTTATCAGGTAGCTTCATGTGTTTTAACTCTGTAGCGCTAGGACTGACTCGATGCAACATGAGCAAGCATTATCTATTAAGGCTGCTAACAAGAGGTGGAACAGGTAGGAAATACACAGAAAGGGAGGCTGCACTGCTAGCTCCATGATAAACTGTGTAAGCCATGTTTAAGTGATGGTTCACCCTGAGATAAATCTCCAGGGTGGTCTCAGACTCAGGAGGCACAAGAATCCGCTGTCCTTAGCTACACGACGAAAACTTCTGTGGGATTTGCATCTTGGTTCGAGTCCACCCTCGAGGTTTTGAGCACTAGTTTGGAGGAAGGAGTGAACCATCATTTGAACAGTAATCATCTGTTATGGTGGGTTTACACCCGTGTGGTATTAAAGGCTGTTCCTTTTAGCCCCACCCTTATCAATCTGACATGCACTGGCACAGAGACATGCACACATGTTTTGGACTAGAATGCTTAACAACACTGGACACACAGTTGGACATGAGACTGAAGCCATGCTACTGTTATAGAAGCATTAATACCCTAATCCTCACTGACCTTTGTTAAATTAGTAATAGGTGATGAAACGAAGTGGCTCTTTATTAATTCTGCATATAATTTGGCTCTTTATTAATTCTGCATATAATTTTGTGCGGAGGTTATCATACAAACAGGAAAGGGATCAAACAGGAAATTGGATTTGCCGAAATTGGAATTACAATAAAGTGTATCTAGATCTTgaacgccccctggtggctgatTACACTTCCTCTTGCCATTATTTTAGGCGATGCCGAGAGCCACGCTCGTTTTATCACAGACAGTAACGACAaatcaaacaggaggaaaaacagacattGCACcgagacaacaacaacaacaacaaaaatagcTTAGGTATATTTGGTTAAAACATTGCTCTACAACAAAGCCACATGCCAAGCtaaaaggtgaaaggtcataGTACCAGGTCAAAGGTTGCGTCGAGGGGTCGCTTCAGTGATTTGACAGCCGACTGAGTCTTAATTAGCAGGCAGCGAGCACATGATGGCAATGGGCCAATGGGGTTCAAGCGCATTAACATAAACCAGCAAGCAGAGGTGCATCATGGGGGCAGCAGTGCAGTTTGGGTATAGgtgagaaaaaacaaaaacaaataaaaaaacaaatcattgGAATGCAATATATACAAGGGGGTAACAGGACTACGGCATGCACAGTGTGAACGCTAGCTCTACTGCTACACAGTTAAACGGCCGTCCATAATAGAGGACTAGCTACCAGTCTACATTAGTTACAGTCACACAAGATGAATGATTACGGGGATGAGATCGAGTCATTATTACTTTAACAGTGTGAGAACAGGGTTCACGGGCTTCTGTTTCACTGTGCACATCATAGTCAGCGTAACATTACAACCATCGGCCCCACAGCCCCTCGCTACGTCCACAGGAGCATTAAGAGAAGGCTTGGATCGAGAGATAAGGGAGGTTGTACAATTATTCACAGGTGCTGTTACGGTCAGACAGGACCGGGGGCACAATGGATCCTGTCTTTTGTTAATCGGGTCAACAGAAGAGAGAAGTGAtggacaggaggaagagaaacgTCAGATAACATTATCAGAGCTGAGCTGACTGTTCAGTAACGTTTTGGTTCTGATTGTagcaaacagacaaacaaacaaacaaccaaaaacaccaGTCGAGCCTTCTTCCTGTAACCCAGGTCCGAGCAGACCAAATGGTAGACCTTTAAAATCTCACCCAgcaaaagcagaagtgaaaacacacatgacAATGTAACGTCCTACAGCATGAAAAGCTTCCTCAAAAGGTGGCAGGAGTATGCTCACCATGGCCGCGGCGGCTGTGGCCTGGTTCACCTGGTGCTGAGTAGCCTTGATCTTAGCCTGCAGGTGGGCCGGCGGGTGGAAGTACTTGCACTTTTCCCGGGAGCAGCGGCCCTTGATGTAGTCCATGCACACGGTGACGGTGTTGTCGTTGGTGTCGATCATGGTGCTGTCTGCGGGGTGGGCGAAGCGGCACTCGTTCTCAGCCCGTGTGCAGCTGCCCCTCTGGTACTCCCGACACACCTGGAATTGTCGCATTTGAAAACAGAGCCTCAATCTCTTCTGCCGATGAGCAGTCGAAAGATATGCAACACGACGCCTGCGGAAACGATTACACACCCGGGAGAGTCAGCGTGTGATCACCAGAGGGCAGCACCCCTCTTTTAATACACGCGCATCATGTAACAGTGACGTCAGCTGAGCTGGGACGCTCAAAAATAGCGTGTGGGCTCCATAAAAACCAGAGGATATAAGCGGGGCTTCACTACAGCGCCTGGTTGATGTTGTGACATCATGAGAGGTTTTCTTCTAAGCTGTTCTTTGATCCAACGTCCTCTGTTTCTAGCATTAACCCGCTACAGCGAGAGCCTGTTGATCAGTGCAACCTCAGAAACTTAGGTTGGTCTTAGCTTTATTTCCTGCCTTGTGTCTTCATTTTATCCCCTGCCGTTATTATATGGCACATATTTAGCTTGGCAAAACAATTTACCCCAACTCCTCTGAAGTGTTGTTCATATCCTTGTTAAAGCTCTTATTAAAACACTTGTTTACGGCTTCATTATCATCCTGGGTGGAGCAACGAGGCTGACACACATCACAACATCGGGTTTTTTCGCCGCCTTTCTGGAGCTCATCTGAGCGACGTAGCTTCAACAGGGAGTCTGTTACCTCGAGTCGATCCGTTCTCAGCAGTTTCTgggccgcggcggcggcggcagcgttGGGGACTTGGCCGACTGTGGGGCTGGAGGCCATGAGGACCGGGGTGCTGGGCATGATCTCTGGAGGCATGAGGCCTGGTGACACAGGGCTCAGGTAGGGATTAAAGgctgcggctgcagctgctgctgcgctggcgTTGGTGGCCAGGCCTGGCGTCATAGAGAACATGGGCTGCTCCAGAGCATAAAGGAAGATAACGATGAGAGGAATGATAAACGTGGAAATGACACGCTGGAAATAGTGTGAAAAAAGCCCTAAAACAGCCATGTGTGGCCGCGTGTTTCCTCTCACCATGGGTGATAGCTGCGTCCCAGGAATCATGGCGTTGGCAAGCTGCATCTGCTGGGCCAGCATAACCATGTTCTTCTGCTGGATCAGGTTGTTTCTGCCATTGATCTCGAGCTGGGTCTttaggtgaggaggagggtgcaGGTACTTGCAGTTCTCCCTGGAACAGCGGCCCTGGAAGAGATGCACACAAAGTGGAAGAATGCATTTACCTGCGTTGCAGCTGCAGTGGTATTGGAATATCATGCATAAGACACTTCAGaccaaaatatcacatttatcTGGATGTGAATCCCAATTCTATCCTACAGTGAGTGTTGCCATCTTAAACCAGTAgtgataaacacatttaaaaagaatgaaTGACATGAGCCCATATAAACAATTTTTCTTCTGTTGATAAATCGTTGTAGGACAAGTGTAGACATGTCTTAAAAAGAGCTTTTACCACCACGACCGGAGGGAAGCTTCCTTGTTTATTTGAGCTAACTCAGTGTCACTGACACTCATTTAAATGAACTCTGAGATCATCCTGCCACCACTAATTATTAACTTGCTATTTCTGTCAGTCCCAGTAGGGGCGTGTATTTGCATGTGTTAGCCTCAAAAAGTCATAAAGTCTAGCTAGCCTCCATGTCTGTCCAGCGCTATAAATACCGTCCACTCATGAGCGACATATATTAAACCAGCGGCTGTAATATCGGAGCCATTATCTAAGACAGAGAACCCTTTTCTACTGCTGTCCAAGGATACGTTTAGGGCCAGCACACGGATACAGTGCACATGTTCTTATGAGAGAAGAATGCATACATGCTAACATACAAACGCTGGGGTCATGTTCATGCAACAGGTGGCCGATTCAGACTTATGACCGGCCAGAGTTCAAGAAAGACCTGTATTTACTTTCAGCGCTGTGGCACAGCTGAGCTGGCTGTGACAGCTCACGCTTTCCCTTGTTGACAGACTTGCCCCCCTGCTGGGATTCTTCTTCTTAGCCCACCATAATTtcaccccccacctccttcctcttccacGTCTCCTTCACTTACAGCGACACCGGAGCAGCAGACAGGTGCAGCGGAGAGggcgcgtgtttgtttgtgtgccgCTCTGAGGTCGCAATCTCGAGTTCTCTGTGGaaatccttttaaaataatttcagatAATGTTGCACGGGGCTGATGAATAAAGAGTGTGCCGTGGCCCCGTCATTTTTCAGTGGGAGGGGTGGGGAACATGGATGAACGGCCGTTCCCCCTCTGTGACCTGGATTAACCGCTTGGCCCGGGTCTGGCTGATGGGAAATATGATGTAACCTTCATGTGGTCTTTTCAAATCCAAGTGAattttgacaatagaaccaatccCTACATTTAGAGGAAAAATGTAATAATTGTGATTAATGTCCCGGCTGATGGGAAGTGTGTAAATTAGCCAGAAAGAGAGATACACTAACAAGCAGTACAGCAAGGATGAGTGTGTATGGAGCTCTGCGGCTGCGCTGCTTGTCTaaagtcagtgtgtgtgcgcgggggGGGCCGTAAAGACATGTCGggtcatgttgcgttcaccttgCACGACCCTGTGCGTCAAACCTCTGCACTGACAGCCGCAGTCATGCATGCGCAGGTGAGCTGGAGCGTGAGTTGCACAAGAACGAGCAGGTTGTTGCGGCGGCTTAAAATGGGATTTTGCCCCAATTTACTGCCCCATTTATCAGTTTCAACCATAACTGGGGTGATACTGGAGCGCACTCTCTACTGGCTAACCAAATGTGCTGCTAATTATGTTGTCATCATACATTTTGTACAATCGATGTGAGAAAAAATGGTAACTCGGCGACAGCTGCATTTGCCGCGCGAGGAAAATGCCGTGGAACCCGGCGGCCATTTTGGAAATGAGACCTCGAGCCGTTCGGGTCGCGGCGGCTGTGTTATGAGAGCTGGGCTGTGTCAGGGAAATATTAGAACTTGCAGAAGTGATTAGCAATCGTGTCAtacaggaaggagagagagagtgaaatggagaaggaggaggaggagagcgactGTGTCCTCTCCTGTGGCTTCGAGTATGACATCAGCGGCCTTGAGGGAGCGCTAAATAAAGTGTCCAGAGCGAGAGAGGCCAGACAGTCTCGCTCTTGAAGACAAGGTAATCTTTTAAAAAGGCTGTCTGGAACAGCAAATCAAGGATTACAGATAAAGCTTGAGTATTCCAGCAGCTGATACCCAAAATCCGCCCTCTCCATCCTACAGCTAGTTACCCTCCCCGTCGTTTTAGGGAAGCAGAATTATGATCAGAAATAGAACCATTTTTCATTACATATCAGCAATTCTTTTCTAAATTACGGCGTTTTGCTGCCGTGAGCTGTGTTTTTCGCGACatcctgcc from Takifugu flavidus isolate HTHZ2018 chromosome 15, ASM371156v2, whole genome shotgun sequence includes:
- the mbnl1 gene encoding muscleblind-like protein 1 isoform X3; translated protein: MALNMAQIRDTKWLTLEVCREFQRGTCSRSDQDCKFAHPAKSCQVENGRVIACFDSLKGRCSRENCKYLHPPPHLKTQLEINGRNNLIQQKNMVMLAQQMQLANAMIPGTQLSPMPMFSMTPGLATNASAAAAAAAAFNPYLSPVSPGLMPPEIMPSTPVLMASSPTVGQVPNAAAAAAAQKLLRTDRLEVCREYQRGSCTRAENECRFAHPADSTMIDTNDNTVTVCMDYIKGRCSREKCKYFHPPAHLQAKIKATQHQVNQATAAAAMTQSAVKSLKRPLDATFDLGLAPSVMAPLPKRAALEKANGAAAVFNTGMLQYQQALANMQFQQQAAFLPSVPMMHGGTPATVSAATTSTSVPFATASTNQDSSLSKLTTNEYMQLIPIISADHLSSHKYLTQM
- the mbnl1 gene encoding muscleblind-like protein 1 isoform X11, whose translation is MALNMAQIRDTKWLTLEVCREFQRGTCSRSDQDCKFAHPAKSCQVENGRVIACFDSLKGRCSRENCKYLHPPPHLKTQLEINGRNNLIQQKNMVMLAQQMQLANAMIPGTQLSPMPMFSMTPGLATNASAAAAAAAAFNPYLSPVSPGLMPPEIMPSTPVLMASSPTVGQVPNAAAAAAAQKLLRTDRLEVCREYQRGSCTRAENECRFAHPADSTMIDTNDNTVTVCMDYIKGRCSREKCKYFHPPAHLQAKIKATQHQVNQATAAAAMTQSAVKSLKRPLDATFDLGLAPSVMAPLPKRAALEKANGAAAVFNTGMLQYQQALANMQFQQQAAFLPSVPMMHGGTPATVSAATTSTSVPFATASTNQIK
- the mbnl1 gene encoding muscleblind-like protein 1 isoform X4 is translated as MALNMAQIRDTKWLTLEVCREFQRGTCSRSDQDCKFAHPAKSCQVENGRVIACFDSLKGRCSRENCKYLHPPPHLKTQLEINGRNNLIQQKNMVMLAQQMQLANAMIPGTQLSPMPMFSMTPGLATNASAAAAAAAAFNPYLSPVSPGLMPPEIMPSTPVLMASSPTVGQVPNAAAAAAAQKLLRTDRLEVCREYQRGSCTRAENECRFAHPADSTMIDTNDNTVTVCMDYIKGRCSREKCKYFHPPAHLQAKIKATQHQVNQATAAAAMTQSAVKSLKRPLDATFDLGLAPSVMAPLPKRAALEKANGAAAVFNTGMLQYQQALANMQFQQQAAFLPSGSILCMTPAASVVPMMHGGTPATVSAATTSTSVPFATASTNQIPIISADHLSSHKYLTQM
- the mbnl1 gene encoding muscleblind-like protein 1 isoform X1, which produces MALNMAQIRDTKWLTLEVCREFQRGTCSRSDQDCKFAHPAKSCQVENGRVIACFDSLKGRCSRENCKYLHPPPHLKTQLEINGRNNLIQQKNMVMLAQQMQLANAMIPGTQLSPMPMFSMTPGLATNASAAAAAAAAFNPYLSPVSPGLMPPEIMPSTPVLMASSPTVGQVPNAAAAAAAQKLLRTDRLEVCREYQRGSCTRAENECRFAHPADSTMIDTNDNTVTVCMDYIKGRCSREKCKYFHPPAHLQAKIKATQHQVNQATAAAAMTQSAVKSLKRPLDATFDLGLAPSVMAPLPKRAALEKANGAAAVFNTGMLQYQQALANMQFQQQAAFLPSGSILCMTPAASVVPMMHGGTPATVSAATTSTSVPFATASTNQDSSLSKLTTNEYMQLIPIISADHLSSHKYLTQM
- the mbnl1 gene encoding muscleblind-like protein 1 isoform X6, whose protein sequence is MALNMAQIRDTKWLTLEVCREFQRGTCSRSDQDCKFAHPAKSCQVENGRVIACFDSLKGRCSRENCKYLHPPPHLKTQLEINGRNNLIQQKNMVMLAQQMQLANAMIPGTQLSPMPMFSMTPGLATNASAAAAAAAAFNPYLSPVSPGLMPPEIMPSTPVLMASSPTVGQVPNAAAAAAAQKLLRTDRLEVCREYQRGSCTRAENECRFAHPADSTMIDTNDNTVTVCMDYIKGRCSREKCKYFHPPAHLQAKIKATQHQVNQATAAAAMTQSAVKSLKRPLDATFDLGLAPSVMAPLPKRAALEKANGAAAVFNTGMLQYQQALANMQFQQQAAFLPSVPMMHGGTPATVSAATTSTSVPFATASTNQLTTNEYMQLIPIISADHLSSHKYLTQM
- the mbnl1 gene encoding muscleblind-like protein 1 isoform X9 produces the protein MALNMAQIRDTKWLTLEVCREFQRGTCSRSDQDCKFAHPAKSCQVENGRVIACFDSLKGRCSRENCKYLHPPPHLKTQLEINGRNNLIQQKNMVMLAQQMQLANAMIPGTQLSPMPMFSMTPGLATNASAAAAAAAAFNPYLSPVSPGLMPPEIMPSTPVLMASSPTVGQVPNAAAAAAAQKLLRTDRLEVCREYQRGSCTRAENECRFAHPADSTMIDTNDNTVTVCMDYIKGRCSREKCKYFHPPAHLQAKIKATQHQVNQATAAAAMTQSAVKSLKRPLDATFDLGLAPSVMAPLPKRAALEKANGAAAVFNTGMLQYQQALANMQFQQQAAFLPSGSILCMTPAASVVPMMHGGTPATVSAATTSTSVPFATASTNQIK
- the mbnl1 gene encoding muscleblind-like protein 1 isoform X2, encoding MALNMAQIRDTKWLTLEVCREFQRGTCSRSDQDCKFAHPAKSCQVENGRVIACFDSLKGRCSRENCKYLHPPPHLKTQLEINGRNNLIQQKNMVMLAQQMQLANAMIPGTQLSPMPMFSMTPGLATNASAAAAAAAAFNPYLSPVSPGLMPPEIMPSTPVLMASSPTVGQVPNAAAAAAAQKLLRTDRLEVCREYQRGSCTRAENECRFAHPADSTMIDTNDNTVTVCMDYIKGRCSREKCKYFHPPAHLQAKIKATQHQVNQATAAAAMTQSAVKSLKRPLDATFDLGLAPSVMAPLPKRAALEKANGAAAVFNTGMLQYQQALANMQFQQQAAFLPSGSILCMTPAASVVPMMHGGTPATVSAATTSTSVPFATASTNQLTTNEYMQLIPIISADHLSSHKYLTQM
- the mbnl1 gene encoding muscleblind-like protein 1 isoform X8, translated to MALNMAQIRDTKWLTLEVCREFQRGTCSRSDQDCKFAHPAKSCQVENGRVIACFDSLKGRCSRENCKYLHPPPHLKTQLEINGRNNLIQQKNMVMLAQQMQLANAMIPGTQLSPMPMFSMTPGLATNASAAAAAAAAFNPYLSPVSPGLMPPEIMPSTPVLMASSPTVGQVPNAAAAAAAQKLLRTDRLEVCREYQRGSCTRAENECRFAHPADSTMIDTNDNTVTVCMDYIKGRCSREKCKYFHPPAHLQAKIKATQHQVNQATAAAAMGLAPSVMAPLPKRAALEKANGAAAVFNTGMLQYQQALANMQFQQQAAFLPSVPMMHGGTPATVSAATTSTSVPFATASTNQDSSLSKLTTNEYMQLIPIISADHLSSHKYLTQM